Proteins from a genomic interval of Prionailurus viverrinus isolate Anna chromosome F2, UM_Priviv_1.0, whole genome shotgun sequence:
- the LY6E gene encoding lymphocyte antigen 6E: MKVFLPVLLAALLGVEQARSLVCFSCTNQNSNFYCLKPTICSDSDNYCVTVSASAGIGNLVDFGHTLNKGCSPICPSPSINLGVASVGTYCCQSFLCNISTAGGGLRASAAVLGLGLLLSLLSALQRLGP; encoded by the exons ATGAAGGTCTTCCTGCCCGTGCTGCTGGCTGCCCTTCTGGGTGTGGAGCAAG CTCGCTCCCTGGTGTGCTTCTCTTGCACGAATCAGAACAGTAATTTCTACTGCCTAAAACCAACCATCTGCTCGGACTCGGACAACTACTGCGTGACCGTATCTGCCTCCGCCGGCATCG GGAACCTGGTGGACTTCGGCCATACCCTGAACAAGGGCTGCTCCCCgatctgccccagccccagcatcAACCTCGGCGTGGCGTCTGTGGGCACCTATTGCTGCCAGAGTTTCCTGTGCAACATCAGCACGGCCGGCGGGGGGCTGAGGGCCAGTGCCGCCGTGTTGGGCCTCGGGCTCCTGCTCAGTCTGCTGTCCGCCCTGCAGCGGCTTGGGCCCTGA